AATTTTATATAATCAATCTTTGTTACTTGAGGGGTTAGAAATAGAAGATAAAAGCGAACTAGCCAAACAAATTACAAATCTGATGTTAAAAGCAAATAAATAAAATCAGATGAAAAAAGGGGGAGCCTTTGTGCATTATGAAAAAACTTTTTGGGGTTACACAACAGAAGGAATACCGGTCGATTTATATACACTAAGAAACGATAAAAAAGTTATGGTCCAAGTTACAAATTATGGAGCATCATTAGTTTCCTTGTATACACCTGATAAAAATGGCAATATAGAAGATGTAGTTTTAGGTTTTGACTCGGTTGTTGATTATGAAAAATTAACGCCTTACAATCCTTTTTTCGGAGCTACAATAGGCCGTTATGCAAACAGAATAAGAAAAGGTCAATTTTCTTTGGATGGAAAAACTTATTCACTATCACAAAACAATGGTGTAAATCATCTTCATGGTGGAATTAAAGGCTTCCAAAAACAAATATTTAAAGCAACACCTTTTGTAACCCCAGAAGAAATATCCATTCAGTTCAAAAGATTAAGCCATGATGGAGAAGAAGGTTATCCTGGGAATTTGAAAGTCAGTATAACTTACACCTTGACAAAAAACAATGAACTTAAAATAACTTACAAAGCAACGACTGATAAAACAACGATAGT
This genomic stretch from Petrotoga sp. 9PW.55.5.1 harbors:
- a CDS encoding aldose epimerase family protein, with product MHYEKTFWGYTTEGIPVDLYTLRNDKKVMVQVTNYGASLVSLYTPDKNGNIEDVVLGFDSVVDYEKLTPYNPFFGATIGRYANRIRKGQFSLDGKTYSLSQNNGVNHLHGGIKGFQKQIFKATPFVTPEEISIQFKRLSHDGEEGYPGNLKVSITYTLTKNNELKITYKATTDKTTIVNLTNHSYFNLTGEGNGDILDHQLMIAASRYTPVNETLIPTGDLLPVKDTLFDFTSPVSLRDPIAKLKKLSFEGYDHNFVLDKNGENISLAAKISEPLTGRVMEIYTTEPGIQLYTGNFVDTYGKEGKYYGKYSGLALETQHFPDSPNQQDFPSTILKPGELYFSQTIYRFSIS